A window of Armatimonadota bacterium genomic DNA:
CTCTTCAGCGCCGTAGAGTGCGCGAAGCTTAGCGACTACTTCACCACCATGGTGGAGCGCGGCGGCGACGGCTGGGCCGAGGGCGGGGTTCATCCTGATTCCGAGGACCCGCTCAAGCGGTATCCCCGCCTTCTTCAGCCGCATCGAGGGGACCAGGTCGCCTTCGATTACATGGTCGACGAGCGCATCCGGCAACATTTGACGGCGTTCTACAATCGTGAGCCTTTGGCGGTGCAGACGATGGTCTACTTCAAGCCGCCCGGCGCCAAGGGGCAGGCGCTGCACCAGGACCAGCGCTACCTACGTGCCGAGCCTGGAACCTGCATGGCGGCGTGGCTGGCGCTCGAAGACATCGACGAGGAGAACGGCTGCTTGCAGATCGTGCCGGGTTCGCACGACCTCCCGATGCTATGCCCGGGCGAATCAGATGCAAAGAAAAGCTTCACCTTCGACCAGGTGCCGGTCCCAAAAGACTGCCGGACCGAGCTGGTCCGGATGAAGACCGGGGACATGCTGTTTTTCAATGGCTCGCTCATCCACGGATCAGGCCCGAACCTCTCGAAGACACGGTTTCGACGCATCATCGTCGGCCACTACATTGAGGGTGAGGCCGAAAAGGTGGCGCAGTACTACTTCCCGGTGTATCGCTTCGATGGCACGATCGTGGAGGGCCTGGAAGCCAACCCTTGGGGCGGTGGACCTTGCGGAAACCTGGTGGATCGCGAAGGCAGGCACGGGGTCTTCTCAAGATAGGGAAGGCCCTACGATCTTCGCGAGCGATACGGCTTTTCTTGCCCGAACTTGAGGCTCTCCGCCATCCGTTTGGCCTGCTTTCTTACCTCATCGGCATCGCCTGAGACGCATGCAGTGACCGATCGTTTGCCATCCACAACCCCAAATACCAGGACATGGGCCGAGTTGCCGAGCCGCGTCGTGTCCGTCTCCGCGACCCAGCAATCGCGAGAGCCGAGGGTGGACTTCTTGACGACAAGCCATTTGCCTTGCCGCTCGCCATGCATCATTCCAAAAACCTGCCATTCCGATTGGATCGCCTGCTCGACCATCAGGTCGGCCTCCACCGGATACCGGCAGTAGGTTAGGGCGACCGCCGTGGTTTTGAACTCGATGCCGAAGTTGACGAAGGCTTCGCTGCTCGCGACCATCGAATGGGAATAGGGGTCCGCTTCCAGACCCATCTCCGGGTTCGCGGGAAGGTCCATTTCGAATCCGGCGTAGGTGAACGCGCAATGCGCCCATCCTCCTGCCGCCGGGTGGGTCTGATACTCCGGTGGAAGGTACTTCGCCGCCACCGCATAGGCAGGGTTTTCCTGGATTTGCTTCACACCACTCATCAGGAAGAGGACCATGCCTCCGACAAAGAGGCCGCCGAACACGATCGACCCCACGAGCACCCAGATCAAGACCGAGTTGCTCTTGCGTGCGGGAGGCTGAAAGCCGGGTGTGGGCGCCATGCCTATTACCTTATCAGGTTCCAAGTCGCTTTGAGAAGATGTTCTCGCGCCGGAGGCGTAAAATGGAAAGCAATGACCTTCAAGCGCTTCTTTGATCGAGGCCTCGCCCAAGCGAGCTACATGATCGGCTGCCCCGGAACCGGTGAAGCGGTCATCATCGACCCCAACCGCGATTTCGATCAGTACCTTCAAGCCGCCGAAGCCGAGGGTCTTCGGATCGCCATTGTCACCGAGACCCACATCCACGCGGACTACCTATCGGGTTCCCGCGAATTGGCTGCGCGGACGGGCGCAACGCTCTATCTGAGCGACGAAGGCGATGCAGACTGGAAATATGCCTTCGGCAGCGAGCCAAACGTGCGGCTTGTGAAGGACGGCGACACCTTTGGAACCGGCGCGGTCCAGCTCAAAGTGCTCCACACCCCGGGGCACACCCCCGAGCACATCTGCTTTTTGCTGACCGACCTCTCCGCCTCTCCCCTTTTGGGAGAGGCCGGTGAACGTAGCGAACCGAGTGAGGGGGGAACCCCCGTTGCGCTCTTTTCAGGCGACTTCATCTTCGTAGGAGACGTGGGCCGCCCGGACCTTCTCGAAAACGCCGCCGGCATCAAAGGCACTGCCGAGCCCGGAGCGCGGCGGCTGCATCAGTCGCTCCAGAGAATCCGAGCCTATCCGGACCACCTCCTGGTCTGGCCGGCGCACGGCGCAGGTTCAGCCTGCGGCAAGGCCTTGGGCGGATCGCCAGTCAGCACTTTGGGCTATGAGAAAGCCACGAACTGGGCATTCCAGATTGCCGGCGAGGATGATTTTGTGATGGAGGTCCTTACCGGCCAGCCCGACGCGCCGCCCTATTTCGGACGCATGAAGGTTCAGAACAAGCAAGGGCCCGGGATGCTCGCCGACCGGCCGGACTTCGCGAGGACCGGCTCGCCCCTTCCGGGTGCGCTGACCCTCGACGTCCGGCCGTGCGAGGCCTTTCAAGATCGGCACCTTGCCGGAAGTTTGAACATCAGTGTGTGCCGCTCATTCGTGGCCTATGCCGGCTGGCTAATTCCCGCGGATCGTCCAGTCTCCCTCATTGCAGCGAGCGAACAGGACGCGCGCTATGCCCGCCGCGAGTTGAGCTTGATAGGAGTCGACAACGTGGTGTCCTGGTCTGGGCCCGATGCCATCGAGAGCGCTTCTTCACGGCAGCTTGCATCGGCGGACCACACGGATAGCGGGCATTTGTCGCCGGATGCCGTTCGGCTCGATGTGCGGGCCGCTGCGGAGTTTGAGGAAGGCCACTATCCCGGCGCGGTGAACATCCACTATGGAAGGCTGCCCGCGTTGGCGGGGAGTCTGCCCAAGGACCGGCGAATCGAGGTGTACTGCCACGCGGGGGAGCGCTCGGCAGTGGCGGTGTCGGTGCTGGCCTCGATGGGTTTCACGGATGTTGCGCACATTCGTGACGGCTATGTCGGAATGGTGGATCGGGGTTTGGTGCCGGCCGGCTAGCCGCGTGATTCCGCCAGTTTACGCCTTCCAAACACAAACCACATACCTGTCCAGATGACCAGCGACATGGCAAGGGCCGAGGCCACCTGTCCCCAGGCGATTCCCGAAGCGCCCATGTGCGGCAATAGGGTCAGCCCGACGCTTACCCCCACGATCATCCCCGCCAAGCTGCCCAGCGCGTTCCATTCGTGCCGGCCCTTGCCGAGCAGCCCCATCGAGAGGATGCCGGACCCCGCGAGCACCACATAGCGCAGCAGCAGGATCGCGGTATAGCCAATCGCGCCCAGATAATTGGGATAGATGAAATGGATGATCAGCCAGGTGAGGCCGAGGAGGGCGACGGCGATTCCCAGGCTGGAGGCAAAGAGCTTGCCCTGGAACTGCAGCATTTTGCGGCGCATCCAGGCATCGTCATGGGACCTCTCACTGTAGAACGGCGCGGCGATGTTCTGGGCGGTAGCGGTGATCTGCATCGCCGCCAAGGAAAAGATCGCGCCCATCTGGTAATCCGGAATCTGGCTTCGGTCCTTCACGAAATGGTCCAGCAGGTAGGAATCGGCATAAACCATCGCGACGCTGAGGCTGCTGCTGACCCAGGCCTGGAACGATAGTCTGTCGAACTTTGGAGGCCGGACTGGACGGACAGCAAAAGTTTTCGGTCCCACCGCTCTCACAATGGGCACCAGCGCTGCCAGGAACCCAAAGAGGAGCCCGTACAGAAACCCCGGCATGCCGAAGATCCAGGTTGCCAGCACCGCGAGCACGAAGTTCTGGCCCCGCACAGCGGCGATCATCCTGGCGGTTTCGACGAGCTTCCTCTGAGACTGCAGATACCAGCTGCAGGCGTCCATGAGGTTCTGGAGCGGCACCGTCCAGACGAGCACCATGGCCCATCCGGCGATCTGCGCCGAAGGGGTCAGGTACCCCGCCTGGACCACTCCGCAGAAGATGAGCGCGGCCGCGAGCGCCGTGAACGCCAATCGCCGAATCCCGTAACTGAAGATCGCCTGCTTTTCGTCCTCGGGGCGGTTCTCCGAGCAGAACTTGAGGAGCGTGACGTTCGCGCCGAACGCAGAAACCGGGATGAGCACCATCAGGTACGACTGGAGCACGCGTAGGCTTCCCAGTTCCTCTTTGGTCACAAGCTTGGCGACCACGAAGATCATCGCCACGCTGAGGAACTGGCCGAGGAAGTTGCCGGTGAGCAGGTGAAAAAAACCCTTGCCGTGCAAAAAACGGCTCTGGTCTTTCAGTCGGCTCCAAGGGCTTCGCGCCGGTTCGGGCATCAGGCTCTTGGGATTATGGCTTTACGGCTACTCCCGGATGCCTTTGGCTCGGAAGTACTTCACGCTGGCTTCCACGCTTTCGAGCGGGTGCCTCGGCGCAACGTCGTACTCGATCGAACCGACCTCCACACCCGATTCGGTGCAGGCTGCCAGAACGGAGTCCCAGTCCACCACGCCGGCTCCGGGCTCGGCGAAAACGGGCTCGGGCTTGTCGAGGCCGTCCTTCAGATGGACCTGCTTGACGCGCTTGCCGAGCTTCTTGAGATAGGCCGCGGGGTCTTCCTTGCCGAACCAGACCCAAAAGAGGTCGACCTGGGCTTTCAGTTCGTCTGGATCGCTGCTCTCAAAAAGTACGTCGAGGCCCAGCTTGCCCTCTTGCTTGGCGAATTCGAAGGCATGGTTGTGATAGCCGAGTTGGAGCCCGGCGGCCTTTAGCTTCTTGCCGATTGGCGCGATACGTGCGGCGAACTTGTCCCAGCCCTCTTTGTAGTCGGCTTCGCCGAGCCATGGGATGACGATGAAATCGTTTCCGAGGGTCTTGTGGTCGGCGATGACTTTGTCGAGGTCGCCCTCCAGTTCGCCAAGGCCGACATGGGCGCCGGTGACGCCGAGGCCGGTGTCGTCGAGGATGGCCTTGAGCTCGGCGGCGGGAAGGCCGTACGTGCCCGCAAGCTCGACGTAGTGGAGTCCCATTTTCTTCAGCGATCGCAGGGTGCCCAGCAGGTCGGAAGAGGCCTGGTCCCTGACGGAATAAAGCTGCACGGAGAGTTTCATGACAGCCTCATTCTGGCGGAGGGAATGGGGAGATTGCAGATGGCCAACCGGCCACCCGCCAAATCATAGAAAGGGGACCGCCGGGTCCGCGGACCAAACATCCACGGACGGGGAAACGGGCTGAATGTCCGTGCTCCGTCCGGCTCCTGTCCCCTGGTATAATGCCGCCTGTTCCCAGGGTGCGCTCGTAGAGTGTCCCGTAACGTTTCGGAGGATCAGTTTTTCTTATGCCAGGAACCGGCACCATCATTCAGGTCATGGGCCCCGTCGTCGACTGTCGCTTTGCGACGGAGACGCTGCCCGAGCTCTACAACGCCATCACGATCAAGGACGAAAAGCGCGGTATCGACCTCGTCTGCGAAGTTGCCCAGCACCTTGGTGACGATACCGTTCGAACGGTTGCCTTGAGCACCACCGACGGCCTCGTCCGTGGGATGCCCGCCGTCGATACCGGCGGCCCCATCACCGTGCCCGTGGGCGACGAGACGCTGGGCCGCGTATTCAACCTGCTTGGCAACCCGATCGACAACGGCGCGGA
This region includes:
- a CDS encoding MBL fold metallo-hydrolase, coding for MTFKRFFDRGLAQASYMIGCPGTGEAVIIDPNRDFDQYLQAAEAEGLRIAIVTETHIHADYLSGSRELAARTGATLYLSDEGDADWKYAFGSEPNVRLVKDGDTFGTGAVQLKVLHTPGHTPEHICFLLTDLSASPLLGEAGERSEPSEGGTPVALFSGDFIFVGDVGRPDLLENAAGIKGTAEPGARRLHQSLQRIRAYPDHLLVWPAHGAGSACGKALGGSPVSTLGYEKATNWAFQIAGEDDFVMEVLTGQPDAPPYFGRMKVQNKQGPGMLADRPDFARTGSPLPGALTLDVRPCEAFQDRHLAGSLNISVCRSFVAYAGWLIPADRPVSLIAASEQDARYARRELSLIGVDNVVSWSGPDAIESASSRQLASADHTDSGHLSPDAVRLDVRAAAEFEEGHYPGAVNIHYGRLPALAGSLPKDRRIEVYCHAGERSAVAVSVLASMGFTDVAHIRDGYVGMVDRGLVPAG
- a CDS encoding phytanoyl-CoA dioxygenase family protein, whose protein sequence is MQPTLTPSPENVRFYQENGYLLVRGLFSAVECAKLSDYFTTMVERGGDGWAEGGVHPDSEDPLKRYPRLLQPHRGDQVAFDYMVDERIRQHLTAFYNREPLAVQTMVYFKPPGAKGQALHQDQRYLRAEPGTCMAAWLALEDIDEENGCLQIVPGSHDLPMLCPGESDAKKSFTFDQVPVPKDCRTELVRMKTGDMLFFNGSLIHGSGPNLSKTRFRRIIVGHYIEGEAEKVAQYYFPVYRFDGTIVEGLEANPWGGGPCGNLVDREGRHGVFSR
- a CDS encoding sugar phosphate isomerase/epimerase; protein product: MKLSVQLYSVRDQASSDLLGTLRSLKKMGLHYVELAGTYGLPAAELKAILDDTGLGVTGAHVGLGELEGDLDKVIADHKTLGNDFIVIPWLGEADYKEGWDKFAARIAPIGKKLKAAGLQLGYHNHAFEFAKQEGKLGLDVLFESSDPDELKAQVDLFWVWFGKEDPAAYLKKLGKRVKQVHLKDGLDKPEPVFAEPGAGVVDWDSVLAACTESGVEVGSIEYDVAPRHPLESVEASVKYFRAKGIRE
- a CDS encoding oligosaccharide flippase family protein, coding for MPEPARSPWSRLKDQSRFLHGKGFFHLLTGNFLGQFLSVAMIFVVAKLVTKEELGSLRVLQSYLMVLIPVSAFGANVTLLKFCSENRPEDEKQAIFSYGIRRLAFTALAAALIFCGVVQAGYLTPSAQIAGWAMVLVWTVPLQNLMDACSWYLQSQRKLVETARMIAAVRGQNFVLAVLATWIFGMPGFLYGLLFGFLAALVPIVRAVGPKTFAVRPVRPPKFDRLSFQAWVSSSLSVAMVYADSYLLDHFVKDRSQIPDYQMGAIFSLAAMQITATAQNIAAPFYSERSHDDAWMRRKMLQFQGKLFASSLGIAVALLGLTWLIIHFIYPNYLGAIGYTAILLLRYVVLAGSGILSMGLLGKGRHEWNALGSLAGMIVGVSVGLTLLPHMGASGIAWGQVASALAMSLVIWTGMWFVFGRRKLAESRG